The following coding sequences are from one Halictus rubicundus isolate RS-2024b chromosome 11, iyHalRubi1_principal, whole genome shotgun sequence window:
- the LOC143358733 gene encoding dnaJ homolog subfamily B member 6 isoform X3 has translation MVDYYKVLEVQRSASSGDIKKAYRKLALKWHPDKNPENLEEANKRFKEISEAYEVLIDEKKRRVYDQYGKEGLQMPGGKRRHEDDFDTHFTNTFVFRDPEEVFREFFGGTAFSDLYKMGVLNGGFHRHSHPSSNSISTSFFSPFGLGFSPFNVFEGASGPINFTSFDAFTNFDSSRGGGGGGGGGAIKRTSTSTRFINGKKITTKKMYENGKETIMSYENDVLKSKTVNGVPQSITFDEASTSRQLTDNASNIAMAGQNSKTVHSTPSVGDRLTVTKQTHHHQPPTKKHTDKSKRK, from the exons ATGGTAGACTATTACAAGGTACTCGAGGTGCAACGATCCGCCAGCAGCGGGGACATCAAGAAGGC GTACAGGAAATTGGCACTGAAGTGGCACCCAGACAAGAACCCGGAGAATCTGGAAGAAGCGAACAAAAGGTTCAAGGAAATCTCAGAGGCGTACGAAGTGCTCATTGACG AAAAGAAGAGGCGAGTTTACGATCAGTATGGAAAGGAAGGTCTCCAAATGCCGGGAGGCAAGAGGCGACACGAGGACGACTTCGACACACACTTCACCAACACGTTCGTCTTCAGAGATCCTGAGGAAGTATTTAGAGAATTCTTCGGCGGCACTGCTTTCTCAGACCTGTACAAGATGGGTG TCCTCAACGGAGGATTCCACAGGCATAGCCATCCAAGCAGTAACAGCATAAGTACATCCTTCTTCAGTCCGTTCGGCCTCGGTTTTTCACCATTCAACGTTTTCGAAGGTGCGTCAGGACCGATCAACTTTACATCATTCGACGCGTTCACCAACTTTGATTcatcccgcggcggcggtggcggcggtggcggcggtgcTATCAAGAGGACAAGCACATCCACTAGATTCATCAATGGCAAAAAGATTACCACGAAAAA GATGTACGAGAACGGGAAGGAGACGATAATGTCCTACGAAAACGACGTGCTGAAGTCGAAGACGGTGAACGGAGTGCCACAATCAATAAC GTTCGACGAGGCATCGACGAGTCGCCAGCTAACCGACAACGCCAGCAACATCGCAATGGCTGGCCAGAACTCGAAAACAGTCCACTCCACTCCTTCAGTCGGCGATCGCCTGACAGTCACGAAACAGACGCACCATCATCAACCTCCCACTAAGAAGCACACAGACAAGAGTAAGAGAAAATAG
- the Acbp1 gene encoding acyl-CoA binding protein 1, producing the protein MSLSDRFNKAAEEVKELSSQPSDADMLELYSLYKQATVGDCNTTRPGMLDFKGKAKWDAWDRKKGTSKETAMEQYIQKVDELIAVVGKK; encoded by the exons ATGTCTCTATCCGAT AGATTCAACAAGGCAGCGGAGGAAGTCAAGGAACTGAGTTCTCAACCTTCCGATGCAGACATGCTCGAACTATACTCATTGTACAAACAGGCCACCGTGGGAGATTGCAATACAA caaGACCAGGCATGCTAGACTTCAAGGGCAAGGCCAAATGGGATGCTTGGGACCGCAAGAAAGGCACGAGTAAAGAAACCGCAATGGAACAGTACATTCAAAAGGTGGACGAACTGATAGCTGTAGTTGGGAAGAAGTAA
- the Ranbp3 gene encoding ran-binding protein 3 — protein sequence MADCKESNEESSRPAYVLKVDPPQDPSADPSKHATTVPEKMDSPPSENNTEASASSSNKSPSKPHYPILAASKFGNQFGSNNFTKSFANKRRASILRPSQLGAVTTSQQPLSKTFLQPAKFQNPFAKVTDESVDEKSIESTHENNKTEESEKDKEKEKELETEKEKEKEKEKEKEEEDKVETAKETKKDEKPLEEAQCRFLPLGAGTKDNESNSVDNAVAASTSEPSFVFGQNLKERVMVANDTEESTENADDKEKKEESTNENGSAELLFSNAPVACRPTTRPGLTLTQAAQELEEANRANKRKYNEVTPLTGEEGETNVLQINCKLFAFDKASGSWQERGRGTLRLNDRDDEESRLVGRTAGTQRLILNTKVWPGMTAERAAPKSLRLTAMDVHGAIRIFIVQAAPKEIEQLHNLLQQRLKRAQERQPKKIATDH from the exons ATGGCGGACTGCAAGG AGAGCAACGAAGAATCGAGCAGGCCAGCTTATGTTTTAAAGGTAGACCCGCCCCAGGACCCATCCGCGGACCCGTCTAAACACGCTACCACTG TTCCAGAGAAAATGGATAGTCCACCTTCCGAGAATAACACAGAGGCCTCCGCGTCCAGTTCCAACAAGTCTCCGAGTAAACCACATT ATCCAATACTGGCTGCCTCGAAATTTGGCAATCAGTTCGGGAGCAACAACTTCACCAAATCCTTCGCTAACAAGAGACGAGCATCTATACTGAGGCCCTCCCAGTTGGGGGCAGTGACGACCAGCCAACAGCCCCTCAGTAAAACGTTTCTACAGCCAGCAAAGTTCCAAAATCCGTTTGCAAAAGTTACAGACGAGTCCGTAGACGAGAAGAGCATCGAGAGCACGCATGAAAACAACAAGACCGAAGAATCGGAAAAGGAcaaagagaaggagaaggagctagagacggagaaagagaaagagaaggagaaagagaaagagaaagaggaagaagacAAGGTAGAGACAGCAAAGGAAACAAAGAAGGATGAGAAACCATTGGAGGAGGCACAGTGCAGGTTCTTGCCATTGGGCGCGGGCACGAAGGACAACGAAAGTAATAGTGTAGATAACGCGGTGGCGGCCAGTACCTCGGAGCCGAGCTTCGTCTTCGGTCAGAACCTGAAGGAGCGTGTGATGGTAGCGAACGACACGGAGGAGAGCACGGAGAACGCGGACGAcaaagagaagaaagaggagAGTACGAACGAGAATGGGTCCGCGGAGCTTTTGTTCTCGAATGCTCCGGTCGCGTGTCGTCCCACGACCAGACCAGGTCTGACCTTGACGCAAGCAGCACAGGAACTTGAAGAAGCGAACCGCGCGAACAAGAGGAAATACAATGAAGTGACGCCTTTGACCGGCGAGGAGGGCGAGACGAACGTGCTGCAGATCAACTGCAAACTGTTCGCCTTCGATAAAGCCAGCGGCAGCTGgcaggagagagggagaggcaCGTTGAGACTGAACGACCGGGACGACGAAGAATCCCGTCTGGTGGGTCGCACCGCCGGCACCCAGAGACTAATCCTGAACACGAAAGTCTGGCCGGGCATGACCGCGGAAAGAGCCGCGCCCAAGTCGCTCAGATTAACAGCGATGGACGTCCACGGCGCCATCCGTATCTTCATCGTCCAGGCCGCCCCCAAGGAGATCGAGCAGCTGCACAATCTTCTGCAACAACGGCTGAAACGCGCCCAGGAACGCCAGCCGAAGAAGATCGCGACCGATCACTGA
- the LOC143358698 gene encoding uncharacterized protein CG3556, which produces MWGRASMAAVMVLLCLGVLDLARCEGSVAELGPSDEDAESILERGTAWLWSQRDKDAGWGNDTHRVLLAVRLANLSGEDNVAPPVPLELQLSTKQMELEIVLLLWRHREIGLSPVRLARYTLALNAMCTDPRQFHGHDLIGTLQHHEPPTDYEFALTTLAACNAQAHVRKRQIRRLLDIANAAQDHNVDTVAMVILALKCIVQDHRHRNLHHFVRKPSVGLAQQQRLDGSFGDLRTTALAMQALEEAENEPADNWNRSAVLAWLSSQQRADGSFAGDVRATAEALLGVTPRGLSSIRTLDCGQGLADTSPPRLTTIGNGNGSGNNVNGNGNTNEPTISSNHSESVSSPTLVNNANNSNTSDSAYTSNANNGNIASRNNSSSNSSSSSSSSDNNNNNNNNNKNNNGKNSNSSVKDNTAGNNALNASNTDSGTIVGTTAPVMVNVSYTLWVGSNVNETYNLTVTAPKNETFYEVMLLAADMSPHFQFVASEWPNGHYVHTIAGYKEEPLTYHFWLLYRLPSPPDPSTPPGNQLVAPGGVDDLQISEGEHYLFWYKIL; this is translated from the exons ATGTGGGGAAGAGCTAGCATGGCAGCCGTGATGGTGCTCCTCTGTCTGGGCGTCCTCGACCTGGCTCGATGCGAAG GAAGCGTCGCGGAGCTCGGCCCGAGCGACGAGGACGCGGAGAGCATTCTGGAGCGAGGCACTGCGTGGCTTTGGAGTCAGAGAGACAAGGATGCTGGCTGGGGAAACGATACTCATCGGGTTTTGTTGGCGGTTCGTCTCGCAAACCTGTCCGGGGAGGACAACGTCGCTCCTCCGGTGCCCCTGGAGCTGCAGCTGAGCACCAAACAAATGGAGCTGGAGATCGTGCTGTTGCTCTGGAG GCATCGGGAGATCGGTCTGTCGCCGGTTCGACTGGCGCGCTACACTCTCGCGTTGAACGCGATGTGCACGGATCCGAGACAGTTCCACGGACACGATCTGATCGGCACGTTGCAGCATCACGAACCTCCTACCGACTACGAGTTCGCTCTGACCACTTTAGCAGCTTGCAACGCGCAAGCTCACGTGCGGAAGAGACAGATTCGACGGCTGCTGGACATCGCCAACGCTGCTCAGGACCATAACGTCG ATACCGTGGCGATGGTGATCCTAGCGCTGAAGTGCATCGTGCAGGACCACAGACACAGAAACCTCCACCACTTTGTGCGCAAGCCTTCGGTCGGTTTAGCGCAACAGCAGAGGCTAGACGGCAGCTTCGGGGACCTGAGGACAACAGCCTTGGCGATGCAAGCTCTGGAGGAAGCTGAGAACGAGCCCGCGGATAATTGGAACAGGTCCGCCGTGTTGGCGTGGCTAAGCAGCCAGCAGAGAGCCGATGGTTCGTTCGCGGGCGACGTCAGAGCTaccgccgaggcgcttctcggaGTGACGCCTAGAGGTTTGTCCAGCATCAGGACTCTCGATTGTGGACAGGGACTCGCCGACACTTCGCCGCCGAGACTGACTACCATTGGGAACGGCAACGGCAGCGGGAACAACGTCAACGGCAATGGAAACACCAATG AGCCGACGATATCCAGCAACCACAGCGAGTCGGTATCGTCCCCAACGCTAGTGAACAACGCAAACAATTCTAATACAAGCGACAGCGCCTACACGAGCAACGCGAACAACGGAAACATTGCCAGccgcaacaacagcagcagcaacagcagcagcagcagcagcagcagcgacaacaacaacaacaacaacaacaacaacaagaacAACAACGGTAAGAACAGCAACAGCAGCGTCAAGGATAATACCGCGGGGAACAACGCGTTGAACGCCAGCAACACGGACAGCGGTACGATCGTGGGCACCACGGCGCCAGTTATGGTGAACGTCTCGTACACTTTGTGGGTCGGCAGCAACGTCAACGAGACGTACAACTTGACGGTGACCGCCCCGAAGAACGAAACGTTCTACGAAGTGATGCTTCTGGCCGCGGACATGTCGCCGCACTTCCAGTTCGTCGCCTCCGAGTGGCCTAATGGCCATTACGTTCACACGATAGCTGGATACAAAGAGGAGCCGCTGACCTATCACTTTTGGCTGCTTTATCGGCTCCCTTCGCCGCCAGACCCTTCCACGCCGCCGGGCAATCAACTGGTTGCACCTGGAG GCGTCGACGACCTGCAGATCAGCGAGGGCGAGCATTATCTGTTCTGGTACAAGATACTATAA
- the LOC143358733 gene encoding dnaJ homolog subfamily B member 6 isoform X2, whose amino-acid sequence MVDYYKVLEVQRSASSGDIKKAYRKLALKWHPDKNPENLEEANKRFKEISEAYEVLIDDAKRRTYDQRLYQKASSRPGRGFTSRSHFDSAFQRFFEKKRRVYDQYGKEGLQMPGGKRRHEDDFDTHFTNTFVFRDPEEVFREFFGGTAFSDLYKMGGASGPINFTSFDAFTNFDSSRGGGGGGGGGAIKRTSTSTRFINGKKITTKKMYENGKETIMSYENDVLKSKTVNGVPQSITFDEASTSRQLTDNASNIAMAGQNSKTVHSTPSVGDRLTVTKQTHHHQPPTKKHTDKSKRK is encoded by the exons ATGGTAGACTATTACAAGGTACTCGAGGTGCAACGATCCGCCAGCAGCGGGGACATCAAGAAGGC GTACAGGAAATTGGCACTGAAGTGGCACCCAGACAAGAACCCGGAGAATCTGGAAGAAGCGAACAAAAGGTTCAAGGAAATCTCAGAGGCGTACGAAGTGCTCATTGACG ATGCGAAGAGACGAACCTACGACCAACGATTGTATCAGAAGGCGTCGTCGAGGCCCGGCCGTGGATTCACCAGCCGGAGTCACTTTGACTCTGCTTTCCAGCGATTTTTCG AAAAGAAGAGGCGAGTTTACGATCAGTATGGAAAGGAAGGTCTCCAAATGCCGGGAGGCAAGAGGCGACACGAGGACGACTTCGACACACACTTCACCAACACGTTCGTCTTCAGAGATCCTGAGGAAGTATTTAGAGAATTCTTCGGCGGCACTGCTTTCTCAGACCTGTACAAGATGGGTG GTGCGTCAGGACCGATCAACTTTACATCATTCGACGCGTTCACCAACTTTGATTcatcccgcggcggcggtggcggcggtggcggcggtgcTATCAAGAGGACAAGCACATCCACTAGATTCATCAATGGCAAAAAGATTACCACGAAAAA GATGTACGAGAACGGGAAGGAGACGATAATGTCCTACGAAAACGACGTGCTGAAGTCGAAGACGGTGAACGGAGTGCCACAATCAATAAC GTTCGACGAGGCATCGACGAGTCGCCAGCTAACCGACAACGCCAGCAACATCGCAATGGCTGGCCAGAACTCGAAAACAGTCCACTCCACTCCTTCAGTCGGCGATCGCCTGACAGTCACGAAACAGACGCACCATCATCAACCTCCCACTAAGAAGCACACAGACAAGAGTAAGAGAAAATAG
- the LOC143358733 gene encoding dnaJ homolog subfamily B member 6 isoform X1, which produces MVDYYKVLEVQRSASSGDIKKAYRKLALKWHPDKNPENLEEANKRFKEISEAYEVLIDDAKRRTYDQRLYQKASSRPGRGFTSRSHFDSAFQRFFEKKRRVYDQYGKEGLQMPGGKRRHEDDFDTHFTNTFVFRDPEEVFREFFGGTAFSDLYKMGVLNGGFHRHSHPSSNSISTSFFSPFGLGFSPFNVFEGASGPINFTSFDAFTNFDSSRGGGGGGGGGAIKRTSTSTRFINGKKITTKKMYENGKETIMSYENDVLKSKTVNGVPQSITFDEASTSRQLTDNASNIAMAGQNSKTVHSTPSVGDRLTVTKQTHHHQPPTKKHTDKSKRK; this is translated from the exons ATGGTAGACTATTACAAGGTACTCGAGGTGCAACGATCCGCCAGCAGCGGGGACATCAAGAAGGC GTACAGGAAATTGGCACTGAAGTGGCACCCAGACAAGAACCCGGAGAATCTGGAAGAAGCGAACAAAAGGTTCAAGGAAATCTCAGAGGCGTACGAAGTGCTCATTGACG ATGCGAAGAGACGAACCTACGACCAACGATTGTATCAGAAGGCGTCGTCGAGGCCCGGCCGTGGATTCACCAGCCGGAGTCACTTTGACTCTGCTTTCCAGCGATTTTTCG AAAAGAAGAGGCGAGTTTACGATCAGTATGGAAAGGAAGGTCTCCAAATGCCGGGAGGCAAGAGGCGACACGAGGACGACTTCGACACACACTTCACCAACACGTTCGTCTTCAGAGATCCTGAGGAAGTATTTAGAGAATTCTTCGGCGGCACTGCTTTCTCAGACCTGTACAAGATGGGTG TCCTCAACGGAGGATTCCACAGGCATAGCCATCCAAGCAGTAACAGCATAAGTACATCCTTCTTCAGTCCGTTCGGCCTCGGTTTTTCACCATTCAACGTTTTCGAAGGTGCGTCAGGACCGATCAACTTTACATCATTCGACGCGTTCACCAACTTTGATTcatcccgcggcggcggtggcggcggtggcggcggtgcTATCAAGAGGACAAGCACATCCACTAGATTCATCAATGGCAAAAAGATTACCACGAAAAA GATGTACGAGAACGGGAAGGAGACGATAATGTCCTACGAAAACGACGTGCTGAAGTCGAAGACGGTGAACGGAGTGCCACAATCAATAAC GTTCGACGAGGCATCGACGAGTCGCCAGCTAACCGACAACGCCAGCAACATCGCAATGGCTGGCCAGAACTCGAAAACAGTCCACTCCACTCCTTCAGTCGGCGATCGCCTGACAGTCACGAAACAGACGCACCATCATCAACCTCCCACTAAGAAGCACACAGACAAGAGTAAGAGAAAATAG
- the LOC143358734 gene encoding uncharacterized protein LOC143358734, translated as MMFTGGSHAKRWNTGSNASSNRSKSSADRKSPQVRGPAEGYIYRTRVPILNPADLPPSTSTAKTYVYKTRVPRRDVAASVAADQGIHEKVGGAITRRRGAVKQNKVHVVRGHKLVAKFFRQPTFCAFCKDFLW; from the exons ATGATGTTCACCGGCGGATCACACGCCAAAAGGTGGAATACCGGAAGTAACGCGTCATCGAACCGGTCCAAGTCCTCCGCGGACCGCAAGAGCCCGCAAGTCCGTGGGCCCGCGGAAGGCTACATATACAG GACCCGAGTCCCGATTCTGAATCCTGCGGATCTGCCTCCGTCGACATCCACCGCGAAGACTTACGTGTACAAGACCAGGGTGCCTCGAAGGGACGTTGCAGCGTCGGTTGCAGCTGATCAGGGAATCCACGAGAAGGTTGGCGGGGCGATCACCAGGAGAAGAGGCGCCGTCAAACAGAACAAGGTGCACGTTGTCCGGGGCCACAAGCTGGTTGCCAAGTTCTTCAGACAGCCGACCTTCTGCGCCTTCTGCAAGGACTTTCTCTGGTAA